Proteins co-encoded in one Candidatus Eisenbacteria bacterium genomic window:
- the mutL gene encoding DNA mismatch repair endonuclease MutL, producing MSLRIHRLPESVISRIAAGEMIARPSSVIKELVENSVDAQSSEIRIRIRGRLDQSMEVADNGQGIAPEDLVVAMERHATSKLSMEADLDRITTLGFRGEALPSIARVSRLTLTTRWESADTAWRIITEGGKVNRPEPAARSQGTTVLVEDLFYNTPARKKSLGSPSSEIRQARRYVEQYSMLSLPVHWVYSVDERTILDLVPTQSLEERLAALAGPDILKDIVPVNYSAELEGVLGNRNKNAQIHIEGFIGSPERARPSPAHQMHFANGRAIVSSLIIQALRQGYGDLLPPGRHPYAVLFLTMDPEMMDVNVHPTKREVKIYHDDRVFREILRVVGQVTTAFKPTVGFSSPAGYQPVALSPGIRSSVPDGKAVAQSLYGLPAPEAGVCVKDGFDSSDTETLMAQSAAPWQMDRRYIVVPRSKTIIIVDQHAAHERILYEKALGRWGSEEMHSQKLLFPQVLEVGEERVEAYEKVAGELKRIGFEAELFGKTSLIVQGVPQLTHKPVAPNLLAEILDEMITPESRKGEALEALAKAFACRCAVKSGTELHPEEMRRLLEDLFAAEVPHGDPHGRPTYVELRVEDLDRRFHRS from the coding sequence GTGAGCCTCCGCATTCATAGATTGCCCGAAAGTGTCATCTCACGAATCGCCGCCGGGGAGATGATCGCCCGCCCCAGCTCGGTTATTAAAGAGCTGGTGGAAAACAGCGTTGATGCGCAGTCGAGTGAGATCCGCATCCGCATCCGCGGACGGCTTGACCAATCAATGGAGGTCGCCGATAACGGACAGGGGATCGCCCCGGAGGATCTCGTTGTCGCCATGGAGCGTCACGCAACAAGTAAACTGTCGATGGAAGCCGATCTGGACCGGATCACGACACTGGGATTTCGCGGAGAGGCTCTGCCCTCGATTGCCCGGGTCAGCCGTTTGACCCTCACGACCCGGTGGGAATCAGCCGATACAGCCTGGCGGATTATAACAGAGGGGGGGAAAGTGAACCGGCCGGAGCCCGCGGCCCGTTCCCAAGGCACTACAGTTCTGGTTGAGGATCTCTTTTACAATACACCGGCCCGCAAGAAGAGCCTCGGCTCACCCTCATCGGAGATCCGGCAGGCGCGGCGCTATGTTGAACAATACTCAATGCTGAGTCTCCCCGTTCATTGGGTTTACTCCGTGGATGAGCGCACGATCTTGGATCTCGTTCCCACACAGAGCTTAGAAGAGCGGCTCGCGGCCCTGGCGGGGCCCGACATATTGAAAGATATTGTTCCGGTCAACTATTCCGCCGAATTGGAGGGTGTTCTCGGGAACCGGAATAAAAATGCACAAATTCATATTGAGGGATTTATCGGCTCTCCCGAACGAGCCAGGCCTTCACCCGCGCATCAGATGCACTTTGCCAACGGGCGGGCTATTGTTTCGAGCCTGATCATTCAGGCTCTCAGACAGGGTTATGGTGATCTTCTGCCTCCGGGCCGGCACCCCTACGCCGTCCTCTTTTTAACAATGGATCCGGAAATGATGGATGTAAATGTTCATCCCACGAAACGCGAGGTAAAAATATATCATGACGACCGGGTTTTTCGAGAGATTCTGCGGGTTGTCGGCCAGGTAACGACGGCCTTTAAGCCGACCGTCGGTTTCTCGTCGCCGGCGGGTTATCAGCCCGTAGCATTGTCCCCGGGTATCCGGTCATCCGTGCCGGATGGGAAAGCGGTCGCGCAAAGTCTCTACGGTTTGCCGGCCCCTGAGGCCGGTGTCTGTGTGAAAGATGGGTTTGATTCCAGCGATACGGAGACGCTGATGGCTCAAAGTGCGGCTCCTTGGCAAATGGACCGGCGCTATATCGTCGTCCCCAGATCGAAAACAATTATCATCGTCGATCAGCATGCGGCTCATGAGCGGATCCTCTATGAGAAGGCTCTGGGACGCTGGGGATCGGAAGAGATGCACAGCCAGAAACTTCTTTTTCCCCAGGTGCTGGAAGTGGGGGAAGAGCGGGTGGAGGCGTACGAAAAGGTTGCTGGGGAATTGAAGCGGATCGGTTTTGAAGCGGAACTCTTCGGAAAGACGAGCCTCATTGTCCAGGGTGTGCCGCAGTTGACGCATAAGCCGGTCGCACCAAACCTTCTTGCTGAAATCCTCGATGAGATGATCACACCGGAGTCCCGCAAGGGTGAGGCGCTTGAGGCGCTGGCGAAGGCTTTTGCTTGCCGATGCGCTGTAAAATCAGGCACCGAATTGCATCCGGAAGAGATGCGGCGACTTCTTGAAGACCTCTTCGCCGCTGAAGTTCCGCACGGCGATCCCCACGGCCGTCCTACCTATGTCGAACTCCGGGTTGAAGACCTTGACCGGCGCTTCCATCGTTCCTGA